The following proteins are encoded in a genomic region of Fundidesulfovibrio soli:
- a CDS encoding hydrogenase maturation nickel metallochaperone HypA produces the protein MHEMSIAQSILDIVTQEMEKNGLKRLIRVKVKHGALTNTVPEALETCFMALTAKTPMEDAIFEIEAIPAKYKCFSCGTEFTTEERGRLLIPCPSCGEDFGHTVLAGKELYIESIEAE, from the coding sequence ATGCACGAAATGTCCATCGCCCAATCCATCCTGGACATCGTCACCCAGGAAATGGAGAAGAACGGCCTCAAACGGCTGATCCGCGTGAAGGTCAAGCACGGCGCGCTGACCAACACCGTGCCCGAGGCCCTCGAGACGTGTTTCATGGCCCTCACGGCCAAGACGCCCATGGAGGACGCGATCTTCGAGATCGAGGCCATCCCGGCGAAATACAAATGCTTCTCCTGCGGCACGGAGTTCACCACCGAGGAGCGCGGACGGCTTCTGATCCCCTGTCCCTCCTGCGGGGAGGATTTCGGGCATACCGTTCTGGCGGGCAAGGAACTCTACATCGAATCCATCGAGGCGGAATAA
- a CDS encoding transposase family protein, whose product MKATDLFSRILGLTEPWFVEVVDLDTVEGRVDIRVEHGPGVRWSCPTCGRELACRDHTKPRGWRYLDTCQFKTFLHARVSRVDCPEHGEVQVKVPWAESKGRFTLLMERLIIDVLTEHATVTGTRRILRLTWDEAWGVLERAVRRGR is encoded by the coding sequence GTGAAGGCCACTGACCTGTTCTCTCGGATTCTCGGTCTGACCGAGCCCTGGTTTGTTGAGGTGGTTGACCTGGACACGGTGGAAGGCCGGGTGGACATCCGCGTGGAGCATGGCCCTGGTGTTCGCTGGTCCTGCCCCACTTGTGGCCGTGAGCTGGCTTGTCGGGATCATACCAAGCCTCGGGGCTGGCGTTATCTGGACACCTGTCAGTTCAAGACCTTCCTTCACGCACGGGTTTCGCGAGTGGATTGCCCCGAACATGGCGAGGTGCAGGTCAAAGTACCATGGGCTGAAAGCAAGGGGCGCTTCACGCTGCTGATGGAACGGTTGATCATCGACGTGTTGACCGAGCACGCCACCGTCACGGGGACACGACGCATCCTGCGTCTCACCTGGGATGAAGCATGGGGCGTCCTGGAGCGGGCGGTACGCAGGGGCAGGTAA
- a CDS encoding NADH:flavin oxidoreductase, giving the protein MSDLFTGMTIGSLAVPNRFVRSATWEGMAADDGSVTPRLAQYVADLARGEVGLIISGHSYVSPEGKAGLKQMGIHDDSMNQGLALLAGAVHEAGGIIALQLAHAGSQANTQLTGLPAVGPSPIPMPDGSTCRELDHAGIAALVAAFAKAAARAKAAGFDAVQVHAAHGYLLCQFLSPAWNKRTDEYGGTLENRARFLLEVVAAVREAVGPDFPVLAKINSEDFVEGGPTPEDAAAVARMLEAASVDAVELSGGCRPAGEAFMPARKGRIKGPEAEVYYRRAAKLCKDALTIPLILVGGVRSFEVAQELLHGGLADFISLCRPLICEPWLVKRWREGDRRPAECVSDNACYGPGFAGEGIRCVTLEKKRARAAG; this is encoded by the coding sequence ATGTCCGACCTGTTCACCGGCATGACAATAGGCTCCCTCGCCGTCCCCAACCGCTTCGTGCGCTCCGCCACCTGGGAGGGCATGGCAGCTGACGACGGCTCCGTGACCCCGCGCCTGGCCCAGTACGTGGCCGACCTGGCGCGCGGCGAAGTGGGGCTCATCATCAGCGGCCACAGCTACGTCAGCCCGGAGGGCAAGGCCGGTCTCAAGCAGATGGGCATCCACGACGATTCCATGAACCAGGGCCTGGCCCTGCTGGCCGGCGCCGTGCACGAGGCCGGGGGGATCATCGCCCTGCAACTGGCCCACGCCGGCTCCCAGGCCAACACGCAGCTCACCGGCCTGCCCGCCGTCGGCCCCAGCCCCATTCCCATGCCGGACGGCTCCACCTGCCGCGAGCTGGACCACGCGGGCATCGCCGCCCTGGTTGCGGCCTTCGCCAAAGCCGCGGCCAGGGCCAAGGCCGCCGGGTTCGACGCCGTGCAGGTCCACGCCGCCCACGGCTACCTGCTCTGCCAGTTCCTCTCCCCGGCCTGGAACAAGCGCACCGACGAATACGGCGGCACGCTTGAGAACCGCGCCCGCTTCCTGCTGGAGGTGGTGGCCGCCGTGCGCGAGGCCGTGGGGCCGGACTTCCCGGTGCTGGCCAAGATCAACTCGGAAGATTTCGTGGAGGGCGGCCCCACGCCCGAGGACGCCGCTGCCGTGGCCAGGATGCTGGAGGCCGCCTCGGTGGACGCGGTGGAGCTGTCCGGCGGGTGCAGGCCCGCGGGCGAGGCCTTCATGCCCGCGCGCAAGGGCCGCATCAAGGGGCCTGAAGCGGAAGTCTATTATCGGCGGGCCGCGAAGCTCTGCAAGGACGCGCTGACCATCCCGCTGATCCTGGTGGGGGGCGTGCGCTCGTTCGAGGTGGCGCAGGAGCTGCTGCACGGCGGACTGGCGGACTTCATCTCCCTGTGCCGCCCGCTCATCTGCGAGCCGTGGCTGGTGAAGCGCTGGCGCGAGGGCGACCGGCGTCCGGCCGAATGCGTGTCGGACAACGCCTGCTACGGCCCAGGGTTCGCTGGCGAAGGCATCCGCTGCGTCACCCTGGAGAAGAAGCGCGCCCGCGCCGCAGGCTAG
- the alr gene encoding alanine racemase, with product MSILYNKVTAVIELANIVHNFKLLNGRCGAAVPVVKADAYGHGLIEVCRALAEAGAETFAVGTVEEGVALRASGVARRIISLLGPLDQADYDALWNDSIVGFFHCHEQLDALQEAQARHTSVLPVALKFDTGMRRLGFTLEDVPALARRLRNMDNVKLEMVSTHLATADEPQSADYVREQAEQFHAIRGALLEHGLEHTANMANSAAMLTRPDLYMDNQRAGIALYGCNPLHGTPLAEVGRGLKPAMSVKTRILSVHPLREGQSISYGCTYTAEKNMTVAIVAAGYADAYSRGLTGKAQMCLKGQRVPVLGRVCMQMCAVDVTGVKGAAHGDEIWLLGGDGEGRITPEDLAGWWGTITYEVFCMLGLNKREFV from the coding sequence ATGAGCATCCTGTACAACAAGGTGACTGCGGTCATTGAGCTGGCCAATATCGTCCACAATTTCAAGCTGCTGAACGGCCGCTGCGGCGCGGCCGTGCCGGTGGTCAAGGCCGACGCCTACGGCCACGGCCTCATCGAGGTCTGCCGCGCCCTGGCCGAGGCCGGGGCCGAGACCTTCGCCGTGGGCACGGTGGAGGAGGGCGTGGCCCTGCGCGCCAGCGGCGTGGCCCGGCGCATCATCTCGCTGCTTGGCCCCCTGGACCAGGCGGACTACGACGCCCTCTGGAACGACTCCATCGTCGGCTTCTTCCATTGCCATGAGCAGCTCGACGCCCTGCAGGAGGCCCAGGCCCGCCACACCAGCGTGCTGCCCGTCGCGCTCAAGTTCGACACGGGCATGCGCCGCCTGGGCTTCACCCTGGAGGACGTGCCCGCCCTGGCCCGCCGCCTGAGGAACATGGACAACGTGAAGCTGGAGATGGTCAGCACGCACCTGGCCACGGCGGACGAGCCCCAGTCGGCGGACTACGTGCGCGAGCAGGCCGAGCAGTTCCACGCCATCCGCGGCGCCCTGCTGGAGCACGGCCTGGAGCATACGGCCAACATGGCCAACTCCGCGGCCATGCTCACCCGGCCCGACCTGTACATGGACAACCAGCGCGCGGGCATCGCGCTCTACGGCTGCAATCCCCTGCACGGCACGCCCCTGGCCGAGGTGGGGCGGGGCCTCAAGCCCGCCATGAGCGTGAAGACGCGCATTCTCTCCGTGCATCCGCTGCGCGAGGGCCAGAGCATCAGCTACGGCTGCACCTACACCGCCGAGAAGAACATGACCGTGGCCATCGTGGCGGCAGGGTACGCCGACGCCTACAGCCGGGGCCTCACCGGCAAGGCGCAGATGTGCCTCAAGGGCCAGCGGGTCCCGGTGCTGGGGCGCGTGTGCATGCAGATGTGCGCCGTGGACGTGACCGGCGTGAAGGGCGCGGCCCACGGCGACGAGATCTGGCTGCTGGGCGGCGATGGAGAAGGCCGCATCACCCCGGAGGACCTGGCTGGCTGGTGGGGCACCATCACCTACGAGGTGTTCTGCATGCTGGGGCTGAACAAGCGGGAGTTCGTGTAG
- a CDS encoding transposase, whose product MGVDEKAFRKRHNYVTVVFDLINSTVEHVADERKAESLEAYYLWFTREQLEKGVTKASIAIS is encoded by the coding sequence ATCGGCGTTGACGAAAAAGCCTTTCGCAAGAGGCATAACTACGTGACCGTGGTGTTCGACCTGATCAACAGCACCGTGGAGCACGTGGCCGACGAGCGCAAGGCGGAGAGCCTGGAAGCATACTATCTCTGGTTCACGCGAGAGCAACTGGAAAAGGGCGTGACGAAGGCCTCAATAGCAATATCATGA
- the mutL gene encoding DNA mismatch repair endonuclease MutL: MSSYSTIRVLPPKLQNQIAAGEVVERPSSVVKELVENSLDAGADRVQVTLEGGGVGLILIQDNGRGMDQGELRLALTRHATSKLVQVEDLESIATFGFRGEALPSIASVSRLRLASKSEDSPDAGFMDVHYGDFREEGPTAMTRGTRVEVRDLFANVPARLKFLKSQATELKRCQEVLERVALVRLDVAFKLTVGERTVLRFVAGQNLLSRLQAVWPPAVTQALTPVEGELHGSRVAGFAGLPHAGQARPDRLLFYVNNRPVQDRVLLRAVRDAYKGRMLSREYPVAVLFIETPPGEVDVNVHPAKTEVRFRDEKLAFSLVRQAVARALDLGAPSAPMTRVLDHQGPSLADAGPEELDLGAAAAPPREDFAPQAPSGPKYATYRQYLSEVAREESDGGEAWPRPGRTEGRRTDESWRDDAAPGHAMSASREPGEGGEVRFRPSGAQSLRDREARYAADTDGPSFARPDRREPRPAARAGGKAAGLEYLGQIAGTYLILRMPGEGLAVLDQHAAHERVLYSRMRESQSKGQSQALAIPFELSLHPAEERKITALWSELTALGFQLEGGRPGVVAVRGIPPLLSTGQAKDFLKELVAGQARKMEDLWAMICCKASIKAGDALAPDEALALVREWAAAPDRDYCPHGRPVVVTWDKAALEKLFKRRK, from the coding sequence ATGAGCAGCTACAGCACCATCCGGGTATTGCCTCCCAAGCTCCAGAATCAGATCGCCGCCGGTGAGGTGGTAGAGCGGCCTTCGAGCGTCGTCAAGGAGCTGGTGGAAAACAGCCTCGACGCCGGGGCGGATCGCGTGCAGGTCACCCTGGAGGGCGGAGGCGTGGGCCTGATCCTGATCCAGGACAACGGGCGCGGCATGGACCAGGGCGAGCTGCGCCTGGCGCTCACCCGCCACGCCACCAGCAAGCTCGTCCAGGTGGAGGATCTGGAATCCATCGCCACCTTCGGCTTCCGGGGCGAGGCCCTGCCATCCATCGCCTCGGTCTCCCGGCTGCGCCTGGCCTCCAAAAGCGAGGACTCCCCTGACGCGGGCTTCATGGACGTGCACTACGGCGACTTCCGCGAGGAAGGCCCCACCGCCATGACCCGGGGCACCCGCGTGGAGGTGCGCGACCTGTTCGCCAACGTGCCCGCGCGGCTCAAATTCCTCAAGTCCCAGGCCACGGAGCTCAAACGCTGCCAGGAGGTGCTGGAGCGCGTGGCCCTGGTCCGGCTGGACGTGGCCTTCAAGCTCACTGTCGGCGAGCGCACGGTGCTGCGCTTCGTTGCCGGGCAGAACCTGCTCTCGCGCCTGCAGGCCGTCTGGCCCCCAGCCGTGACCCAGGCCCTGACTCCGGTTGAAGGCGAGCTGCACGGCAGCCGCGTGGCCGGTTTCGCCGGGCTGCCCCATGCCGGGCAGGCGAGGCCGGACAGGCTGCTCTTCTATGTGAACAACCGCCCCGTGCAGGACCGCGTGCTGCTGCGCGCCGTGCGCGACGCCTACAAGGGCCGGATGCTCTCCCGGGAGTATCCGGTGGCTGTGCTCTTCATCGAGACCCCGCCCGGCGAGGTGGACGTCAACGTGCACCCGGCCAAGACCGAGGTGCGCTTCCGGGACGAGAAGCTGGCCTTCTCCCTGGTGCGCCAGGCCGTGGCCCGCGCCCTGGACCTGGGCGCGCCCTCCGCCCCCATGACCCGCGTGCTGGACCACCAAGGCCCCTCCCTGGCGGACGCCGGGCCGGAGGAGCTGGATCTCGGCGCGGCTGCCGCCCCCCCTCGGGAGGACTTCGCCCCCCAGGCCCCGTCCGGCCCCAAGTACGCCACCTACCGCCAATACCTGAGCGAGGTGGCCCGCGAGGAGAGCGACGGAGGGGAGGCCTGGCCGCGACCCGGCCGGACGGAGGGGCGGCGCACCGATGAATCCTGGCGGGACGACGCCGCGCCCGGCCATGCCATGTCCGCGAGCCGCGAGCCTGGCGAGGGGGGGGAGGTGCGCTTCCGGCCTTCCGGCGCCCAATCCCTGCGGGACCGGGAGGCGCGCTACGCCGCCGATACGGACGGCCCGTCCTTCGCCCGCCCCGACCGGCGGGAGCCGCGACCGGCCGCCCGCGCCGGGGGCAAGGCCGCCGGGCTGGAATATCTGGGGCAGATAGCGGGCACCTACCTGATCCTGCGCATGCCCGGGGAGGGCCTAGCCGTGCTGGACCAGCACGCCGCCCACGAGCGCGTGCTCTACTCCAGGATGCGCGAGAGCCAGAGCAAGGGCCAGAGCCAGGCCCTGGCCATCCCCTTCGAGCTGTCCCTGCACCCGGCCGAGGAGCGCAAGATCACCGCCCTCTGGAGCGAGCTGACCGCCCTGGGCTTCCAGTTGGAGGGCGGGCGGCCGGGCGTGGTGGCCGTGCGGGGCATCCCGCCGCTTCTGAGCACCGGGCAGGCCAAGGATTTCCTGAAGGAGCTGGTTGCCGGGCAGGCCCGCAAGATGGAGGACCTCTGGGCCATGATCTGCTGCAAGGCATCCATCAAGGCCGGGGACGCGCTGGCCCCGGACGAGGCCCTGGCCCTGGTGCGGGAGTGGGCGGCCGCGCCTGACCGCGACTACTGCCCCCACGGCAGGCCCGTGGTGGTCACCTGGGACAAGGCCGCGCTGGAGAAGCTGTTCAAACGGCGCAAGTAG
- a CDS encoding DUF554 domain-containing protein, which translates to MPVGTIANALAIVAGSLLGLMMHGRFPESVKRIVFQGLGLSVLIIGLQMALKMDRPLVVVFSLVLGGIAGELLRLEERLESLGGALKRVTRSTNAMFTDGFISATLIYCVGSMAILGSLDEGLRGDPTILLTKATLDGFASIPLASTYGVGVMFSAVPVFLYQGFIVFGAGALRGVVTPDLLTQITATGGMLIFGIGVNLLGFMQIRVGNLLPALLAAALLSFAPI; encoded by the coding sequence ATGCCTGTGGGTACCATCGCCAACGCCCTGGCCATCGTCGCCGGGAGCCTGCTCGGCCTTATGATGCACGGGCGTTTCCCCGAATCGGTGAAGCGCATCGTGTTCCAGGGCCTGGGCCTCTCCGTTCTGATCATCGGGCTGCAGATGGCCCTCAAGATGGACAGGCCCCTGGTGGTGGTCTTCAGCCTGGTGCTGGGCGGAATCGCCGGGGAGCTTCTGCGCCTCGAGGAGCGCCTGGAGTCACTTGGCGGGGCGCTCAAGCGCGTCACCCGCTCCACCAACGCCATGTTCACCGACGGTTTCATCTCCGCCACGCTGATCTACTGCGTGGGCTCCATGGCCATTCTGGGCTCCCTTGACGAGGGGCTGCGCGGCGACCCCACCATCCTGCTGACCAAGGCCACGCTGGACGGCTTCGCCTCCATCCCCCTGGCCTCCACCTACGGCGTGGGCGTGATGTTCTCGGCCGTGCCGGTGTTCCTCTACCAGGGGTTCATCGTCTTCGGGGCCGGGGCGCTGCGGGGGGTAGTCACGCCGGACCTGCTCACCCAGATCACGGCCACCGGGGGCATGCTCATCTTCGGCATCGGGGTGAACCTGCTGGGCTTCATGCAGATCCGGGTGGGCAACCTGCTTCCCGCGCTTCTGGCGGCTGCGCTCTTGAGTTTCGCTCCCATTTAG
- a CDS encoding HEPN domain-containing protein, with protein MTSKDRKNIEELLFKIYPSNNYKDISFEEYIENSARIIEKLYSTLDGLSIKNISRRDWEDLFEKYFACLPFSCRLLFYHTNHKSSGFWQYNIKEDYINSANKWPDFSRSYYDHTKLEFNENINKFITEIESLPMDYEFYFPIHASNYFRLPIADDIYFSDDESCRNHHKEINHYAEHFIVIKCKGYVTPTINESHGFWNQSCKIALQKFKEVIILMESLKLIEDGWEGREFDQRYIVSAERKAEGSSLFDESLSTDIFGDTRFNNYLAHLNIDFTAFKKDNVFNILNKNTPNEERHSHRYTTLQKLIKLLSLSKYDDLTNNLKSACKWIFNSKIEEDQEVSLVMRWIAIESLLGDDSKDRILDKLSDRYSFLAGRNSKERNEMKKTFNKQYGIRSAYVHGRSFAADRTSHDNDLSNNILETILQKEIINMVSLFDTDFGNNCSIETSQNSTQ; from the coding sequence ATGACTTCCAAAGACAGGAAAAACATCGAGGAACTGTTGTTCAAAATATATCCTTCAAATAATTACAAAGACATCTCATTTGAAGAGTACATAGAAAACTCCGCAAGAATCATTGAAAAACTTTACTCGACGCTCGATGGTTTATCCATCAAAAATATAAGTCGCAGAGACTGGGAAGACTTATTTGAAAAATATTTTGCTTGTCTACCTTTTTCATGCAGGCTTTTGTTCTATCACACAAATCATAAATCATCAGGCTTTTGGCAATATAACATAAAAGAGGACTACATAAACAGCGCAAACAAGTGGCCAGACTTTTCAAGGTCATATTATGATCACACAAAATTAGAATTTAATGAAAACATAAATAAATTCATAACTGAGATTGAATCACTCCCCATGGATTATGAATTCTATTTTCCAATTCATGCAAGCAACTACTTTCGGCTGCCAATCGCGGATGACATATATTTTTCAGACGACGAGTCATGCCGCAATCACCACAAAGAAATAAATCATTACGCTGAACACTTTATTGTCATAAAATGCAAAGGATACGTCACGCCGACCATTAATGAAAGTCATGGCTTTTGGAACCAATCATGCAAAATTGCTTTGCAAAAATTTAAAGAAGTTATTATTTTAATGGAATCACTCAAGCTTATTGAAGATGGATGGGAGGGGAGAGAATTTGACCAGAGATACATTGTCAGCGCTGAAAGGAAAGCCGAGGGCAGCTCTTTATTTGACGAGTCTCTATCAACAGACATATTTGGGGACACAAGATTTAATAATTATCTAGCACACCTAAACATTGACTTTACAGCCTTTAAAAAGGACAATGTTTTTAACATCTTGAACAAAAATACTCCAAATGAAGAACGACACTCTCACAGGTACACAACACTCCAAAAATTAATCAAACTACTGAGCCTTTCAAAATACGACGACTTAACGAATAATTTGAAATCTGCCTGTAAGTGGATATTTAATTCGAAGATCGAAGAAGATCAAGAGGTGTCATTGGTCATGCGATGGATTGCGATTGAGTCACTACTTGGCGATGACTCAAAAGATAGAATACTGGACAAACTCTCTGACAGGTATTCATTTTTAGCTGGAAGGAATTCTAAAGAACGAAATGAAATGAAAAAAACATTTAACAAGCAATACGGGATTAGAAGTGCGTATGTACATGGAAGGAGCTTTGCCGCAGACAGAACAAGCCATGACAATGATTTGAGTAATAATATTCTTGAGACAATACTTCAAAAAGAAATAATAAATATGGTTTCTTTGTTTGACACGGATTTTGGCAATAATTGTAGCATCGAAACAAGCCAAAATAGTACACAATGA
- the hypB gene encoding hydrogenase nickel incorporation protein HypB, producing MKVSVVRNVLEANERLAQELKEVFAQRGILALNLMSSPGAGKTSLLERTLADLRDEFKMAVIEGDLQTDNDARRVAATGAQAVQINTEGGCHLNASMILEALKQIDMEGLDILFIENVGNLVCPAEFDVGEDYKVTLLSVTEGDDKPEKYPLMFNLSTASVLNKTDLLPYVDFSMESAMKHMRALNKDIEIFPTSCRTREGLDAWYDWLRSKRAGKKK from the coding sequence ATGAAAGTATCCGTGGTTCGCAACGTCCTGGAGGCCAACGAGCGCCTGGCGCAGGAGCTCAAGGAAGTTTTCGCCCAGCGCGGCATCCTGGCGCTGAACCTGATGAGCTCCCCCGGCGCGGGCAAGACCAGCCTGCTGGAGCGCACCCTCGCCGACCTGCGCGACGAATTCAAGATGGCGGTCATCGAGGGCGACCTGCAGACCGACAACGACGCCCGCCGCGTGGCCGCCACCGGGGCCCAGGCCGTGCAGATCAACACCGAGGGCGGCTGCCACCTGAACGCCTCCATGATCCTGGAGGCGCTCAAGCAGATCGACATGGAAGGGCTGGACATCCTGTTCATCGAGAACGTGGGCAACCTGGTCTGCCCGGCCGAGTTCGACGTGGGCGAGGACTACAAGGTCACCCTGCTCTCCGTGACCGAGGGCGACGACAAGCCCGAGAAGTACCCGCTCATGTTCAACCTGAGCACGGCCTCGGTGCTGAACAAGACCGACCTGCTGCCCTACGTGGACTTCAGCATGGAGAGCGCCATGAAGCACATGCGCGCCCTGAACAAGGACATCGAGATCTTCCCCACCTCCTGCCGCACGCGGGAAGGGCTGGACGCCTGGTACGACTGGCTGCGCAGCAAGCGGGCCGGGAAGAAGAAATAG
- a CDS encoding tyrosine-type recombinase/integrase, whose amino-acid sequence MPIRRKDRKGQIYWYGKITLSTGKRVEKRCESKREAQEWEVLARSRAENFKETDTISLAYLAERHLDHVKTRLSSKSYEEKCRIFRRLFRTIPATTLVSKVTYGRMETFLDQISKEKSGHRANKYRVHLVRAYNWGIRAVGLPSPNPWLVERYKEVKSPRYVPTEEDFWNVYNHASDDEKRILLMFLHSAGRMQEVYTLKWEDVDVENLRFRLWTNKRKGGREFDWIPMTDDLLVTMRTQRLKTGFHEYVFINPRSGTNYKCHDHLMKRLCETAGVKRFGFHAIRHLSASILDNAGVPLSAIQAILRHKSSHTTARYLHSLTGTKVALNEAFGKSKTRANVTPMKKAQEVAAS is encoded by the coding sequence ATGCCTATTCGCAGGAAAGACCGCAAGGGTCAGATATACTGGTACGGCAAGATCACCTTGTCAACGGGGAAACGTGTCGAGAAGCGGTGCGAGTCGAAGCGCGAAGCGCAGGAGTGGGAGGTTCTCGCACGGTCGAGGGCCGAGAACTTCAAGGAGACCGACACGATCTCTTTGGCGTATCTCGCTGAGCGCCACTTGGATCATGTGAAAACCAGGCTTTCCAGCAAGTCATATGAGGAAAAGTGCCGTATCTTCCGGCGACTGTTCAGGACCATTCCTGCTACGACACTGGTGAGCAAGGTAACCTACGGCCGCATGGAAACATTCCTTGACCAGATCAGCAAGGAAAAGTCTGGCCACCGGGCAAACAAGTACCGTGTACACCTTGTACGTGCGTACAACTGGGGAATAAGGGCGGTGGGACTGCCCAGTCCTAACCCCTGGCTCGTCGAACGGTACAAGGAAGTGAAGAGCCCTCGGTACGTCCCCACCGAAGAAGACTTCTGGAACGTCTACAACCATGCGAGCGACGATGAAAAACGTATCCTGCTGATGTTCCTGCACTCTGCGGGTCGGATGCAGGAGGTATACACCTTAAAGTGGGAGGATGTGGACGTCGAGAACCTACGCTTTAGGCTCTGGACGAACAAGCGCAAGGGCGGACGGGAATTCGACTGGATTCCCATGACCGACGATCTGCTCGTGACCATGCGCACTCAGCGCCTGAAAACTGGTTTTCATGAGTACGTGTTCATCAATCCGCGTTCCGGCACCAACTACAAGTGCCATGACCACCTGATGAAAAGGCTTTGTGAAACTGCTGGGGTCAAACGTTTCGGTTTCCATGCGATCCGCCATTTGTCGGCGAGCATCCTAGACAACGCCGGAGTACCGTTGTCAGCGATCCAGGCGATCCTGCGCCACAAGTCGAGCCACACCACGGCGCGTTACCTGCATTCGCTTACGGGTACGAAAGTGGCTCTGAACGAGGCGTTTGGAAAGTCCAAAACCCGCGCGAATGTGACCCCAATGAAGAAGGCCCAGGAAGTTGCAGCTTCCTAG
- a CDS encoding phospholipase D-like domain-containing protein, protein MANSGIPTFIDAVHAIAHSKVMVLDDKTVITGSYNFTKAAEDEERRESSQYPLA, encoded by the coding sequence CTGGCCAACTCGGGCATTCCTACCTTCATCGATGCGGTCCATGCCATTGCTCACAGCAAGGTCATGGTCCTGGATGACAAGACGGTGATTACTGGCAGTTATAACTTCACCAAGGCGGCTGAAGATGAAGAACGCCGAGAATCTTCTCAATATCCGCTCGCCTGA